A stretch of DNA from Oryza brachyantha chromosome 4, ObraRS2, whole genome shotgun sequence:
ATAGAGGACTGTATTCTTAGAAAAAGGACTTCTAGTATTACCAGCTCTGTATGATGCCCATATTTATTATCTTCCTTGCTCTTCATTGCACTACTAATCTGACCGGTTGATTCGTAtctctgtaatttatttttgtttttctggtgCGGTACCCAGTGCCTCTGATATAACGTCCGTGATGCATTGAATATTAGGATACACTTGATCACACTAGTAGACATAAGATTAGATGGTTAACACCACAGTTAAAAAACTTATCCAAATTCAACTCCGTTTGTGAGATATATAATTGATAAGTTTCTGAAGTACTACCTctgtattttttgttttttatataatgttttgactcttcgtcttatttgaaatgtttttgcgattaatatttttattcttactagaatagtactttatgcgtggctaatttatttaattttttgtataaatttttcaaataagacgaatggtcaaacgttacatgcgaaaaaacgaaaaataaagttattatgggacagagacAGTAGAAAGTAATGTTGATTCGtttgaaatcatttttttatctcagAAATGAAGTCGAACATCAGCAAGATTTTATGCATGGTCGTTTATCATGTTATCTATATATGGGATGCTTTATGTGATTTTAGATGTCTTTTGGGTGATGAATTACACGGTTTTTCATTTGGTTTGGGGTTTCCACGACATATATTCCCACGTCATTGTAATCTTAGTAGGTTATTTGTAATttagacataaaaatattGCGTCTAATGTCATACACATTCTTAGCAAATTGGCTGTAAAAATACATGATTATTTTAGAACTGTTCCCAAAATATAGAACGGTAAAAAAAGTTAGTAGTAAAGGgatatttgcatatttaatTCTAAATATATACGTTGCATATTTACagatatttataatttaaaaatttatatatttatctttatataaagtctaatatatagagaaaGTTTCTAATTCGAAAGATACTTTTTAACATATGAAAACATTATAATTGgtaatttctaatttagaaaacCACTTATATATGAAAAGCCTATGTAAAAAGAAGTGGAGTCCGTCCTAGTCGTCTAATATTACGAAGATGATTTTAGCCGTCGGATTCGAATACCGATCAATGAAATTTTTATGATGGGCTTATAGGGTAGATAAATACTTATAACACATCACCTGAAGACGCACATAAATGGTCTGTCAGATACTCACGTAACAAAACTGGATAGCTACTTCGGAGGGAATTGTTGGcttgaaattaaaatagaaGCAAAAGCCTGTTTGAGGGAGCTTCTTCTAACTGCAGCTTTTTTTCAAAGGTTGTTTCTGTCAGAAACTGCCCAAACGATccacaacttctgagaatctgtagttacgtattctagaaaataaactaagaattcagaagctggagaagctgagtttatgagcttttccagattcttagAAGTTGGCTACCAAACACTGTTCTCAAAATCTAAAACTCCCCCACACATGTTCATACTTTGCTCAATCCCAACCGGTCGTACAAGCCCAACCCAAATGGCAAACGATGCCACAAGTTGGGCTTGGGCAATTGGTCCTGGGTATTTGGGCCCCCAAATATTAGAAACCACGGCCCACGGGCCCTTTGATAATACTTCACGTTCCAACAAAGCGGtctattaaaagttaaaaccgGCAGCAACTAAACGATGCAGCACAGCACCAACCAGAGTAGTACAGCGCGATGTCTGGGCAGCGCTTGCAGCTGTTGcttctcgccgtcgtcgcggccgTCGGCGGCTGCGGTGCCTTCCAGCTCGAGGAGGCCACCGTCGACGCCATCCAGCTCGGCTTCAGGAACGGCACCGTCACCTCCAGGCAGCTCGTCGTCGCCTACCTCGACCGCATCGCCCGCCTCAACCCGCTGCTgcacgccgtcgtcgaggtCAACCCGGACGCGCTCGCGCAGGCGGaccgcgccgacgccgagcggcggcggtcgccgtccccacgccgccgcagcgCGCTGCACGGCGTCCCCGTCCTGCTCAAGGACAACATCGCGACGCGCGACCGGCTCAACACGACGGCGGGTTCGCTCGCGCTGCTCGGCTCCGCCGTCAGGCGGGACGCCGGCGTGGtgcggcggctccggcgcgccggcgcggtggtgcTCGGCAAGGCCAACCTCGACGAGTGGGCCAACTTCCGCTCCTTGGAGGGCACCGGCGGCtggagcgcgcgcggcggccagGGCAGGGTAAGCTCGGCTGCTGGGTCAATCCTCTTacataaaatcaaaatagGTTTGTGTTCTCTGTAACTATGATGTAGAATTAttactccatatttttagcaaGGCAAAATGTCAATTTCTACGGCCGACGTGTAAAATGactttgtgtatatatatatatatataaaagtaaacacgagaaaaaaatatgatgaataaaacctataatttataaaaaaattaaattttatgacAATTTATAATCTGTAGTGCAAACAGTAGAGCCTACAGATAcgatatgattttaaaattttagcatgaGTTCTCAAAATACAATCGATTTATCATTCGTATATTAGATGCCATCACTCTCAGGACGGCAAATTCATAGACTTATTTTGCCCTACGAaactatttaaaattcaaagtctAATGGCAGAGTCGACTGTACTAAATATTCTGGCATGTACAGAATCCATATGTGCTATCAGCGGCTCCATGCGGCTCAAGCACAGGGTCAGCcattgcagcagcagcgaacATGGCAGCAGTGACTCTTGGGACTGAGACCGACGGATCCATACTGTGCCCATCGTCGTTGAATTCAGTGGTTGGCATCAAACCAACCGTTGGATTGACGAGCCGAGCTGGCGTCGTCCCCATCTCCCCAAGGCAGGATACCGTCGGGTAATTAGTAAACTAAACTCACATGCTGCTTATTTTAACCCCATTATTACGATTGGATGTGTTTGCACGAGATCCAATGTGCTCTTAATTTTGTCTTCTTAATGTGCCAATTGGGAGAATAGTTTGGGTTGAGTTAGCAAACTCGATCACGGCAAGTCGATGAAAATAATATGCCACTTCCGATAATACTGTTAACATTTTAGCAcgcatttaattatttattttatttagaaaattgtGCTAACGTACGAAAATGTTAGTTctaagtaaaatatatttaatgatcaaacatataataaaaataaccgATGTTACCTATTAAAATACGAAGGGAGTAACCGATTACCTATTAAAATACGATGGGAGTAGGCGAGCAGCTGATAGACTAACTTTCCAATTAGCATGTCTTATACTCTGATGTTTATCCATGGAATAGACTTTGtggaaatttaacaaaagcCATTAGACATGAGGTTATGAGAACGACTTGAAAAATGCCAACCACTACACTAGATCTTTATAGCAAAGTGCCATCAGAGGTTAGCATGACATCGAAACATACCGTCCACAAGATCTTGTATAGCAAACTGCCGTTgcaaattttgaagaaaatatttaaaatactaTTGTGGCTCATTCggaatttcttaaaaatataaaattatattcacattaaaaatagttcaaTTTCTTCAAAATTCATGTGGAATTCTTCCAAACTGATTGGGCCCTTAGTTGTCAATTTCTTTCCATTCTGAGGTCTATTAACATTAATCTAGTGAGAAAATATAGCAAAGCACAATTCTGTCATTAATATTCTTGGTTTCCCCCCAACATACGCATGAACTAAATGACACgtaaaattaatatcaaaTGAACTCCAGACATTTCACAAAAAATCAGATATGTActagcagaaaaaaaatgttttcatatatttaatttagttCCCAAAGATTATTTTACATTCTTAGTGTTATTAAATTCTTTTCTAAGTGCTTTTATTTcgtaaaatatgaaaaacttCAAAGAACCTGATTTAATATTATCATCCTTTGATGAAAACTGTAACGATAATGAAAGTTTTTGGATCATTCCTTCATAATTTGTCCTTGACAAATTTGCACAAACCCTTTATTTGCCCTTAGCAAATTCTCGTGACCCCTTATTTAGGTGTAATATAATATGTCAGTACATATCTAATGTAGGAGTAGTATAATCAATAAGTTATCAAATTGTGGTTAACGGTTCAAAGATCAACAGAAATTATCACCAAGAtagcataattttttttatcaaaattcgAAACTCAAATGGCCCAATGAGGAAGGTGTATGAGTGAAGGATATCGCGAGAATTTTAAGCTAACATTTGCAGCTTGGGTTTCAGGTCTAGGCCTGGCTTGTCGTTGTCTTGATTAATGTTCCTCGTCACCGTATTTTCATACGGCCTCTTGCACATGTTTTTGCTATCTTCCTTAATATAAAAAAGCACCGGTTAACCGGGGCGatcgtttaaaaaaaaattggaccaaaaacaattaatacatatatatcaggTCAGGTATAGATTATCTatggataaaatataaagCCTAGTTATCGCTCGCTTGGTTTTCAGGTCTCGTTAGAAAATTGAGCCCCACACCTTTGCTCATCAGGCACGATACCCTCGCATGCTTGGAACCAGGGTAAAATTGCCATCATAACACAAGAACCCATGCCGGTGGCTGGTCCCTTTGATCATTTTCACAATCGTGAAATCATATCATCCATTTGAAGAATATCTATTGACCTCTACTTGCATCAAGAAACAGGGTAGTAGTATGGACGATGTGGGTGCTCTCAATActgaaaaagtaaaaaaaaatatttatagcatTTCAATACATAAAGGCTTCTGGTGCAAACTGAATTTACTGTTCCAAAAATATGTAGACAAGGAATAAGGAATAAAACTAAATGACCACACATGTTTTAAAATGATCAAGTTCCATGTGATGAATCCTGTCATTTCAAATAATGCAGGCCAATTTGTCGGACAGTAGCAGATGCAGTACAAGTGCTGGATGCTATTGTCGGCTATGACAGCCGTGATGCGAAGGTCACAAGGGCTGCATCAAAGTATATCCCACCAGGTGGATATATGCAGTTCTTGAAACCTGATGGATTAAGAGGCAAGAGGATTGGCATCCCAAATGGATTTTTCAACTTCCCCAATGGGACAGTGCAGCAGATTGTTTACCAGCAACTTATCGACACAGTGAGGTTTGTAATTACTGAAAATTTTTCGCAAAAGCTATACATGTCAGTAGTATATTAGAAAAATCGACATTTCAAATTTGTGTTTCAGAGAAACTACATATGGATGAGCTACTGTTTAGCACCTAAATTTTGTTGTCATACTAAcatagatgttttttttttgcgaaatTTAGTCTAGTTCTCATTGGACTATTTGGAACATTTgtattaattctaaattatcGTGGATATATACCTACAGATATGGTCTGGCATGATGTCATATTGAACAGATTAGGGCATGCCTGCCACTTTATACATGGCGATATGGAAAAGTTAGTCTCCTTAATATTTGACGTTTGCATCTTTTTTGAAGGAAACAAGGAGCAACCGTTATTGAGAACCTAGACATAGCAAATTTGACTGTAATACAAGATGTCCTTAACAATGGAGAACAGATTGTGCTACCAGCAGAGTTCAAATCAAGCCTGAACGCTTATCTGTCAGACTTATTGTACTCCCCAGTTCGCTCACTTGCAGACATAATTGCTTTCAACGACGCACATCCCATTGAGGTTTGCTCCATCACGGTTCTACATTTTTACATACCTTCATATTGGGAAAAAAGTTCTTATATTCTTCTGAAAATCTGAAGAAACTGTACAATTTATTCAAATGCATCTGTGATTTGTAATCGGAGCATACACAGGATCTACTTGCTgagcatttatatatatattcttgacaTCAACATAGATGGTACGGTTAACTTTTCAGGAGAAATTTCATGTCAAATTTCATCGTGTTTAAGATGACATGATTAGAAaactgtttgattttttgagaGACACTATTAATTGATGTCCAAGATGACGACTATAAAAGACAGCAGTTGAAACTTCAAATACTCTAGTGCACATAACACTGACAACTACTCTAGCTTATATACCAAACTCACTTTTTGCATCAAGCTATATGAATCTGTTGATGCTGTTGCAGATTATGAAGTTTATTGCATTTCATATTAATATCTACGTCCAAGAACTGTTAAAACTGTTGGTTAAATcatattaacaaaaaaaaatgatgtgtaTAACAGGAGAGGCTAAAGGATTTTGGGCAGCTCGTCTTCCTGGTCGCCGAGAACACCACCGGCATCGGCCGAGCCGAGAGAGCGGCGATCCGTCGGCTAAACAAGCTCTCAGCCGACGGGCTGGAGAAGCTGATGGCGGAGAAGCAGCTGGATGCAGTCGTCACGCCCAACGACTCGATCTCCACCGTCCTCGCCATCGGCGGCATGCCGGCGATCACCGTGCCGGCCGGGTACGGCGGCAGGGGGGTCCCCTTCGGCGTCTGCTTCGGCGGGCTGAAGGGCTATGAGCCGAGGCTGATTGAGATGGCCTATGCGTTTGAGCAGGTCACCATGGTCAGAAAGGTCCCCAAGTTCTTGAGTACAACATTCTAGTGAGAGATTTGCATCATAGACATGCATGTGTTGGTGTAACTTGGTGATCAAATAAAATTCACACCTAATAAAATTCAATAATTCAGTGGATTGAGTTTATCAAACACGGAGTAGTTGGGGTTGGTTATGGAAATTTTGTAGGAATTATGGATACTTCTCTGGTACATGGAATTATTATAGAGtaatcattttatatttatataaagataGTAGTTCCATGTAGGGGTGTAAGAAAGCTAGCTCGGTCATGATTTATGAACCCACTTTCTATGATAATTAATTGAGGTCTTTATGATGTTGGCattcaaaaaaggaaaagatctGACACCTCACGTCGAAAGGTACCACATAAAAGGTATTAGAGGTACATAActttaggcaaaatttgctacacgGCATtaaaaaaacgtgtaattagccggtggataccataagatcatgaatttactgtagggcaccacaaaaatatagtaattagcTGTTAGACACTCCggacattattttattaatttcggagtcaaaaattttaaaaataatgagattgccctcggtggccaacccgttatgccgACCgggtgttgacgtcaaaaacgtgatctgacgtgtcacacacgaaggcctgagagtcaatcttagacagctccagtgcaggacctaaattccagtgcaggacctaaattatTAGAATGATGcacgggcgtgccagtcagtttaatcccgtaactgacaagatacagcagcgtttagccgataggacgAACGATCGGCCGTAAAAggttggatcggctagaaactcactagaaatagacttaaagtaaatattagaccaatgcGATTCGTCAAGTTAcctattaatcttagtcgatcggacgagcccctataattagatcgaactagacatacagagattggactaactaagacaatatgcagtcgagcacgatatggttataggaaacatgaaaatCGATAaggttaataaataaaccaacgaactacttggaataaataatgaatcatatgttacgatcggctaacaccagtttgcatgtaattctcataggccgatgcaacataaataactgccgatctaactaaatcaagccgattggtatagaaataatgcagtaaagcaatcggctactttattgatgtaaatatgataagtatGTAGATCGgaaaaaatcatcggctatagacggcggacaaacaaccatgATTTATAAAATACCGAGCCCAGATTgttaagaataatcatagaagatcggactcaaccgagacagttcaagattaaacctagtaATGTCAGGATAggtactaaacagatctagattgctatcaagccaatgagccgacgactgataacttatcggctggtactccgataaaacaatgagcaaaatacatcaatctgatataaaccatctgataaacgcaatctactacaTCGGACTGAActgagacagtactagattgaatatgtcaaatagcgaatatcaaaccaacatagatcgcccaaagtgattgaccagatcaactcaaaacacgaaagtgatctaagttgaaactaatacgataactagtaatcgcgcaactagattagaagatcagactgaaccgagacagttctaatctagtcgaatgattaccgtggcccggcggaacgatggacttacccctccgctggAGACCGAAGCAATGCAGCCCTgtgtcaggtgccaagttccgccggagttgaaacctcggaagagggtggcgatgcgccgaaagaagttgatctaattgatgcgtcgatgatttacaatgaccccgggcatacatatttataccctcgggttgaggctaggccgtgttgaatacgacatacaactcctaatagataaaaagaaataacaaactagttCTATGCGGAGTCTATCTCTAACTTTTACTagataaaacacacacaagtcccgatcggactctaatctcttagagataaaataaaatcctaactaactctaattaacagataaatttatgccgccaagccttggttTTCACGATTTCTTGTCGGATTCGAACTCTttcggataaaatttctatcggcgattgcacctttccttatccgaatccaatacagaaatttaccaaattttggtgttaacaccgGGTCCGGTCGAACCAGACCTTGTCGGTCTAGGCATCGTACCACACTcaaaccctagcctacagggcgactgagccggcggcagcgacggcgacccagctccggcgagggcggcggcgacccggccaTCGAGGGCaatcttgtcatttttaaaatttttgactccgaaataaataaaataatggtcggagtgtctaccagctaattaccatatttttgtggtgccctacaGCAAATTCATGACCTTACGGtatccaccggctaattacgcgttttttcgatgctctctagcaaattttgccttaaCTTTAagggttaaaaaataattatacactATAGCTTTTAGGTCCACCAATTTTTAGATGTACCACATCAATATAATATTGTGTAAGTGGATTGAAAGgtattgataaaatatgatttactTAGTGGGAACCAAATTGCGTTATCTTACAGTCAGTTTCCGATCTTCTGACTGATTTATATGGTAGAGACTACATTTAACGTGATCTTAAAAAATCCAACCAATTTGTGGCCAGATTTACGTGGCACTTTGTTGATTATTGAGTTTGATGTAGTAGGATATACTGTATGTTTCTTCTGATATACTCGGATACTCCCTCAAGAGAAAAAACGAGCTATCAGATCAAACAGTATCATAGCTGAGCAAGCATAAGGTTAGATCATGACAGCTACATATTCGTCACACGAAATGTAGCATCAATCAACTAAATCAAGCCATCATAGATTTGCTTTCCAAGTATAAAATGAAAACATCTCAAattattatcttttaaaaaatagacatATCTAGGTTATGGTGATTGAAGTTATGCAACAAAATTTGTgaaaatatattcttattaAATAAGTGTTTGGTTGGATAGATAAATGTTCATATGAGAAGACgttcaattaatcatattgaGACAGTACATTGTGGCCGTTAGCCGAGGAGACAGTAAATTTATACAGTTCATGAGAATTCATCCCAGTGAGGTCActgaaattttcatatattggATGTTGAAGAAAAGACCATACATGTTTTCATAATGAAAACCATTAAATAAGCACAATAGTTATAACATGACTATTCAACATAAGCATAGTAGTTATATTATAACATGAGGATACTTAGAACattgacatatatacaacaaaTTAAAGCACCTTTCAAACACTTCAACATAGACATGAAACCTTATTCCTCGATGTCCTCTTAGTCATTGTCACCTTTCTTATCAACGTTACCGATTTGTGTGTTACTACGTTCCCTTGGAGCATGTGCATTCTCATAGACCACCATTGTCTACAACACCTACATTCTCATAGCCATCATATTGCTTTTCCATAATGTTCGTTATATGGTGCTTTCTTACCCCTGCAATCTTCATTTCAAGTATTTCATCCTTGTGCACATCACTTATAATCTTATGGGATCGAATAAAGCATGTCTGCACATCCCAGTGATAGCTTGTTGGTTGATCGATGTCGTCGTCCCTTTGCTTCTGCCGCTAGGATTTGGGAGTTTGtagctaaaaaaaactaatctaaTGCTAAGTATTGATAGAACTATAATCcaatatatagatgatttaggGTGGCTAAAAGAAATTGATCCAATATTAGCCTCGATAATGTATTGTAGCTAATCGATGTGATGCCCCAAGAAGATTTATGGAGAAACCATCTACCTAGGGCGGCACGAACGAGAGCTATGGCAACCAAAGATCCAATGACGTTGGTCCATGATCTGATaccatgtgaaaaatattgaataatgAGAGAAATCCTATGATTTACTGTATATTGCACTAACCCTCATGGGTGTATTTATAGTGTACATATgagatagaaacttggagtataagataaatattctatcgtatctctctaggattggattttatctttatctctagagtttctattgactctgttatctctaaccatatgtatctatatctTTAGCAAAATGCAGCTAGTGCATATTGTGTTTGTCCATCTAGCCTCTCGCATCAATTAATCCCAATTCATAACACGAACTAAGAATGAAATTGgagatgtataaaaaaatcatggctCATTATTATTGATTTCCTTGTTTTAGATGTAAAAGTAGTAAGGTACCGTTGATGTCAAAAGTTGATGACATGTCACATACGTAGGCCTGAAAGTCCTTCCAAGATCGCTTTagtgtaggacct
This window harbors:
- the LOC102700700 gene encoding probable amidase At4g34880 is translated as MSGQRLQLLLLAVVAAVGGCGAFQLEEATVDAIQLGFRNGTVTSRQLVVAYLDRIARLNPLLHAVVEVNPDALAQADRADAERRRSPSPRRRSALHGVPVLLKDNIATRDRLNTTAGSLALLGSAVRRDAGVVRRLRRAGAVVLGKANLDEWANFRSLEGTGGWSARGGQGRNPYVLSAAPCGSSTGSAIAAAANMAAVTLGTETDGSILCPSSLNSVVGIKPTVGLTSRAGVVPISPRQDTVGPICRTVADAVQVLDAIVGYDSRDAKVTRAASKYIPPGGYMQFLKPDGLRGKRIGIPNGFFNFPNGTVQQIVYQQLIDTVRKQGATVIENLDIANLTVIQDVLNNGEQIVLPAEFKSSLNAYLSDLLYSPVRSLADIIAFNDAHPIEERLKDFGQLVFLVAENTTGIGRAERAAIRRLNKLSADGLEKLMAEKQLDAVVTPNDSISTVLAIGGMPAITVPAGYGGRGVPFGVCFGGLKGYEPRLIEMAYAFEQVTMVRKVPKFLSTTF